From a region of the Williamwhitmania sp. genome:
- a CDS encoding thioesterase family protein, with protein sequence MINYTEFRVRYGETDQMGIVHHASYPLYFEMGRTELFRQIGLPYTELESMGIFMPLSSLTVKYFAPAKYDDLLVVETSITDFTPLKIVI encoded by the coding sequence ATGATTAATTATACTGAGTTTCGGGTAAGGTATGGAGAGACTGACCAAATGGGAATAGTACATCACGCCTCCTATCCACTATATTTCGAAATGGGTCGCACTGAACTATTTAGGCAAATTGGACTACCATACACGGAGTTGGAGAGCATGGGCATCTTTATGCCGCTTAGTAGTTTAACCGTTAAATACTTTGCTCCTGCAAAGTACGATGATCTCCTTGTGGTGGAAACATCGATTACTGATTTTACCCCACTCAAAATAGTTATTTGA